The following are encoded in a window of Macadamia integrifolia cultivar HAES 741 unplaced genomic scaffold, SCU_Mint_v3 scaffold3364, whole genome shotgun sequence genomic DNA:
- the LOC122068040 gene encoding methylesterase 2-like, whose protein sequence is MGRSSEIVMAMLLLMAMVKLILVEGNGGLQDCSFNQRKCKSGFDKASGLGHFILVHGAGHGEWNWFRLKPILEAAGYKVTTVQLGTTLTTSLNSTENITFLKYSKPLFDVMKCIDHHKVMLVGHSFGGVSISLATEKFPKKVSVAVYLTALMPDTAHKLSYVVREFSKVPRDWKDSCSFTSRDNSSWFSFGDKFLKSSLYQLCSLEDFALISTLKRPGSSFSNDLDKIQLSEEKYGSVDRVFIVAKDDLAITEDFQREMIANYSVKEVKVIHHSGHMPMLSRPMVLSAHLLEIARNYSSA, encoded by the exons atgggtcgTTCAAGTGAGATTGTAATGGCTATGTTATTGTTGATGGCAATGGTGAAACTCATCCTGGTTGAGGGAAATGGTGGGCTTCAAGACTGTAGCTTTAATCAAAGGAAATGCAAATCAGGATTCGACAAGGCATCAGGGTTGGGTCATTTTATTCTTGTTCATGGTGCAGGCCATGGGGAATGGAATTGGTTCAGGCTTAAGCCCATACTTGAGGCTGCTGGCTATAAAGTGACCACCGTTCAGCTTGGCACTACACTCACCACCTCCCTCAATTCAAcagaaaatattacatttttGAAATACTCAAAACCATTATTTGATGTAATGAAATGTATAGACCACCACAAGGTTATGCTTGTTGGTCATAGTTTTGGAGGGGTGAGCATATCTCTTGCAACGGAGAAATTCCCTAAGAAGGTATCTGTAGCTGTCTATCTTACTGCCCTCATGCCAGATACAGCACACAAGCTTTCTTATGTCGTCCGTGAG TTTTCGAAGGTTCCAAGAGACTGGAAGGACAGTTGCTCATTTACTAGTAGGGACAACAGCTCATGGTTTTCCTTCGGTGACAAGTTTTTGAAGTCTTCGCTCTATCAATTATGTTCTCTAGAG GATTTTGCACTGATCTCTACACTAAAAAGGCCGGGCTCATCTTTTTCTAATGACTTGGATAAGATACAGCTTTCTGAAGAGAAATATGGATCTGTGGATCGAGTTTTTATTGTAGCTAAAGATGATTTAGCAATAACAGAAGATTTCCAACGTGAGATGATTGCTAATTATTCAGTGAAGGAAGTGAAGGTGATTCATCATTCAGGTCATATGCCTATGTTGTCAAGGCCCATGGTGTTGTCTGCACATTTGTTGGAAATTGCTAGAAATTATTCCTCAGCATAA
- the LOC122068039 gene encoding putative inactive methylesterase 20 has product MGCPSEIVMAMLLLTGMVKIILVEGNDGPPECSFNQRKCKGLEKASGLGHMVLVHGSGHGEWNWYKLKPLLEAAGYEVTTVQLGPTLTTSLDSTENITFLNYSKPLFDVMKCVDHHKVILVAHSFGGLSISLAMEKFPKKVSVAVFVTAFMPDTAHKLSYVVREFMKVPKVWKDSCSITRGNNSWISFGDKFLKSSFYQLCSPEV; this is encoded by the exons atgggctGTCCAAGTGAGATTGTAATGGCCATGTTATTGTTGACGGGAATGGTGAAAATCATCCTGGTTGAGGGGAATGATGGGCCTCCAGAGTGTAGCTTTAATCAAAGGAAATGCAAAGGATTAGAGAAGGCATCCGGATTGGGTCATATGGTCCTTGTTCATGGTTCAGGCCATGGAGAATGGAATTGGTACAAGCTTAAGCCCTTGCTTGAGGCTGCTGGCTATGAAGTGACCACCGTTCAGCTTGGCCCTACACTCACCACCTCCCTTGATTCAACAGAGAATATTACATTTTTGAATTACTCAAAACCATTATTTGATGTGATGAAATGTGTAGACCACCACAAGGTTATACTTGTTGCTCATAGTTTTGGAGGGCTGAGCATATCTCTTGCAATGGAGAAGTTCCCTAAGAAGGTATCTGTAGCTGTCTTCGTTACCGCGTTCATGCCAGATACAGCACACAAGCTCTCTTATGTTGTCCGTGAG TTTATGAAGGTTCCAAAAGTCTGGAAGGACAGTTGCTCAATTACTCGTGGGAATAACTCATGGATTTCCTTCGGTGACAAGTTCTTGAAGTCTTCGTTCTATCAATTATGTTCTCCAGAGGTTTGA